AAGAAAAGAATGCAGAGGAAGTAATTTCGGCAATTAATCAATTGAAAGTTTCGTATGAACATGAATTTATGGAAAGAGCGATTGAATTCACGCAGTCGATTGCAGCGGACAGTGAAGTGGATATTCATATTTTTACAGATTCACTGGATCAGAAAAACCTTCCCGAAGCGAGTGATACGCATGTCTGGACGGTGAATACATCCAATGACAATTATCGTAATGTTTCAATTGATAAGTTCGGGGCTGTCGCAACTGCGGATGGAACAGAAGCGATTATTAAACTTATTAATCGATCTGATAAAAAGGTCGACGGCAATCTCATTCTGACTGATTCTATAACGGGAACTGCGTTCTTGAAAAGTGATTTTATGGTCGAGGGTGAAGAAGAGTTGCTTTTATCATTTAAAGATTTGCCAACTAGTAAAGCTTTAACGGCATCGATTTCAGTCGACGATGATTACGCTCCCGATAACGCCGCACATATAATCCTTGGCAATGAAGCAACCGATGCAATCATAGATAACCAGTTGCATGAGCTTATCAAAAAAGCATTCGAGGCGGTAGGTTTATCAGTTTCCACTGGATCAAAAAACGAATTGACTGCCGCTACAGATAAAACAATTGTCGTGACAAATGATGCGGCATTTCTTGAGTCGGGCACTAAGCCAATCGTTCTAATTGGCAGAAATGATGAAAAATCGGAAGAAGTCACAGGTGCAATTTCAACACTAGCAGATTCTTTGTTTTCGGTTGCAGATTTATCAGATGTCTATGTCAGTGAAGTTTATCCGGCATTTGACGAATTTGAAACAATCGCGATGATTGGAAACAAACCGTTTATCCAAAGATCGAGCCGCGGCGATATTGTCATTCTAGCGGATGTTGAAATGACTGATTGGCCGCTCCATGCTTCGTTTCCATTATTTATATGGAGCGCAATTGAGCGAATGGGTGGAGAAGGAAACACGTTGGGGACTTTTACGCCAAATGAACGAAAGGCTGTCCTTTCAAGCAGCCAATCAGGAAAAATTGAAGTTTACACTGTTGATGATGAATATGTGACGACAATTACGGATTCCTCGAGTTTCATAGCACCGCAACTTCCTGGTGTTTATAAGGCACGTGATGAAGCCAATGAAAAATTGTTCACCGTTCAACTCGAACCGGAGGAACTGAATTTGGAAACGGGCT
This genomic window from Sporosarcina sp. Marseille-Q4063 contains:
- a CDS encoding BatA and WFA domain-containing protein — its product is MGFANLLYSWTVLFPIAVLLYYFFRKKYEVKTISSTMFWEQSMRETKVSPYLKNLQKNALFYLQMAALLLLLFILLAPFITKEEAVSGQTIVVVDTSASMLVEKDGTSLFDKHKEAIRKLVNKRSGQSITIVSTGKEPMTVIREEKNAEEVISAINQLKVSYEHEFMERAIEFTQSIAADSEVDIHIFTDSLDQKNLPEASDTHVWTVNTSNDNYRNVSIDKFGAVATADGTEAIIKLINRSDKKVDGNLILTDSITGTAFLKSDFMVEGEEELLLSFKDLPTSKALTASISVDDDYAPDNAAHIILGNEATDAIIDNQLHELIKKAFEAVGLSVSTGSKNELTAATDKTIVVTNDAAFLESGTKPIVLIGRNDEKSEEVTGAISTLADSLFSVADLSDVYVSEVYPAFDEFETIAMIGNKPFIQRSSRGDIVILADVEMTDWPLHASFPLFIWSAIERMGGEGNTLGTFTPNERKAVLSSSQSGKIEVYTVDDEYVTTITDSSSFIAPQLPGVYKARDEANEKLFTVQLEPEELNLETGSSYRIGKAINGKGTEANKWLFGKYFILPVLLLMLMEWEVQRRRGYPH